One Parageobacillus sp. KH3-4 genomic region harbors:
- a CDS encoding DUF5082 family protein, with protein MTEKEYIIHQLYNDISNLENQLRGNHEKIARLKKAESGISNELSELVDHKPLVFDPELTPYTWQGKYADMFLDIRNDTNYAYTGIIQQTEDLLNDISKKISELEVMNTSISNTISSKRSQLAHLKAQ; from the coding sequence ATGACGGAGAAAGAATACATCATTCACCAATTATATAATGATATTTCTAATCTTGAAAACCAATTGCGCGGTAATCACGAAAAAATTGCACGGTTAAAAAAAGCTGAAAGCGGCATATCCAATGAACTTAGTGAATTGGTTGATCACAAACCACTTGTATTTGACCCCGAGCTCACTCCCTATACATGGCAGGGCAAATATGCCGATATGTTTTTAGATATAAGAAACGACACCAATTACGCATACACTGGCATTATTCAGCAAACCGAAGACCTTCTAAATGATATTTCCAAAAAGATATCGGAACTAGAAGTGATGAATACAAGCATTTCCAACACCATCTCTTCAAAACGAAGCCAGCTGGCTCATCTAAAGGCTCAGTAA
- a CDS encoding YwqI/YxiC family protein gives MTEIKVHLQEVEASLDGLKRKIGELNTNHSHPSFPVSSLDFITKIKAIEDLYYQIVADYKNTLLNIESDVRRHIENLAETDRNIAKKMTI, from the coding sequence ATGACAGAAATTAAAGTCCATTTACAGGAAGTTGAAGCGTCCTTAGACGGGCTAAAACGTAAAATCGGCGAATTAAACACTAACCATTCACATCCATCGTTCCCTGTTTCCTCTCTTGATTTCATCACAAAAATAAAAGCAATTGAAGACCTTTACTATCAAATCGTTGCCGATTATAAAAATACGCTGTTAAACATTGAAAGCGATGTTCGCAGACATATTGAGAATCTTGCGGAGACAGACCGAAATATTGCCAAAAAGATGACCATATAA
- a CDS encoding LXG domain-containing protein — protein sequence MMKALKVSEVSHETNQLIRQKQQEKEQILAVRDAVNKIIHLDDALKGEGGEAIKEHFATLHIPAILLLHQFLYQYLDILKDILTRIEHFETNSGFISEEFIETEVKTGLNQLENFTEETVNSINQYFFDVADLVHGTPVQILHFQHQIASAKSHAQKTVHELAKFDEEISRELSSLQEQLAQIRSFTQKLREWTKGGVFLSKEQIKEIENYISETDTFKKMIDEAIELSVQEGDSTFVGAVAEWLDSLGKFNGGLSVAKGLLAVHVLNSGLLTLSKDAKGNFIIKASPTWIQGANKKYESKIAETIYELLKKGDKNSANVIKRFLAKYNRAPSGVLRDLIGLHAKTNRISFGKIIAQQHKILVFDESLLKQYKAKVDIKSTIRQFTDVKSVSKLIKRLPYAGIAFSVTTNIGEFWSDNNQYKSSFENFGRFSAGIGLDIGVVATTSAGAYIGSLIAPGPGTIIGGAIGAGVGIVGSWLIEDVAKDFGEKVGREFGEGVQKIKEGVEKVGKEIEEGIENVTEMVRDSLTSAEKFIVDFFN from the coding sequence ATGATGAAGGCATTAAAAGTATCGGAAGTTTCGCATGAAACCAATCAATTGATCCGTCAAAAACAGCAAGAAAAAGAACAAATTCTTGCTGTTCGCGATGCTGTAAACAAAATAATCCATTTAGACGATGCTTTAAAGGGGGAAGGCGGTGAAGCGATTAAAGAACACTTTGCCACTTTGCATATTCCTGCCATTCTCCTGCTGCATCAATTTCTTTATCAGTATTTAGACATTCTAAAAGACATTTTAACTAGGATCGAACATTTTGAAACAAATAGCGGTTTTATAAGCGAAGAATTTATCGAAACAGAAGTAAAAACAGGCCTTAATCAGTTAGAAAACTTCACTGAGGAAACAGTCAATAGCATCAATCAATATTTTTTCGACGTGGCAGATTTGGTTCATGGCACTCCCGTTCAAATTCTTCATTTTCAGCATCAAATCGCATCGGCAAAAAGTCACGCTCAAAAAACTGTCCATGAACTGGCGAAGTTTGATGAAGAAATCTCTCGCGAACTGTCATCCTTGCAAGAGCAGCTTGCTCAAATTCGTTCATTCACCCAGAAACTGCGCGAATGGACAAAAGGCGGCGTTTTCTTAAGCAAAGAACAAATAAAAGAAATCGAAAATTACATTTCCGAAACAGATACGTTCAAAAAAATGATTGATGAGGCGATTGAACTGTCTGTACAAGAGGGAGATTCCACTTTTGTGGGTGCCGTCGCCGAATGGCTGGATTCCCTTGGCAAATTCAACGGCGGGCTTAGTGTTGCAAAAGGATTACTTGCAGTTCATGTTCTCAATTCAGGCTTATTAACTTTATCGAAAGATGCGAAAGGAAATTTTATTATTAAAGCATCGCCAACGTGGATACAAGGAGCAAATAAAAAATATGAGTCAAAAATTGCAGAAACAATCTATGAATTATTAAAAAAAGGAGATAAAAACTCTGCTAATGTAATTAAAAGATTTTTAGCAAAATATAATCGTGCGCCAAGCGGTGTTTTACGTGACCTTATTGGTTTGCATGCGAAAACAAATAGAATCAGTTTTGGAAAAATCATCGCACAACAACACAAAATCCTTGTCTTTGATGAAAGCCTATTAAAACAATATAAAGCAAAAGTGGATATTAAAAGCACCATTCGGCAATTTACAGATGTTAAATCTGTATCAAAACTTATTAAAAGGTTGCCATATGCAGGAATAGCGTTCTCGGTCACGACAAATATAGGTGAATTTTGGAGTGACAACAACCAATATAAATCTTCGTTTGAAAATTTCGGGAGGTTTTCGGCAGGTATTGGACTTGATATTGGCGTTGTTGCTACAACGTCTGCAGGGGCATATATAGGTTCATTAATAGCACCAGGTCCGGGAACAATTATTGGCGGAGCTATTGGCGCCGGAGTTGGTATTGTTGGGTCATGGTTAATAGAGGATGTTGCAAAAGACTTTGGCGAAAAAGTCGGACGAGAATTTGGAGAAGGTGTGCAGAAAATCAAGGAAGGTGTAGAAAAGGTAGGAAAAGAAATTGAGGAAGGTATTGAAAACGTTACAGAAATGGTAAGGGATTCTTTAACAAGCGCGGAAAAGTTTATTGTGGATTTTTTTAATTAG